A genome region from Penicillium psychrofluorescens genome assembly, chromosome: 3 includes the following:
- a CDS encoding uncharacterized protein (ID:PFLUO_004239-T1.cds;~source:funannotate), which translates to MARVLRGPSARARRAPSRAAQRKVRTHKVVLESVTQQKRKLLSVISFEAKAPRGYTFIPAGNPRLTTACKERCRKEGLRILAVTTTPHHNTHGLSQHVHRIGYHFPSTVVAAACLELGMHLTRSGKAFPLQTMGKAKDRKRADSEVSVSQITLNTEARDVLRDLFPNIPANDLNQIIKTAFQKGQGKVGTAAELPLARRAQLAVVAHIRHVYTAYDSLLKTTSFQEARTSVEQPTLAKLVEWRGDDENGRTALEDVFREVIVISDDEDSEMEEEVSRRPGNRDYSVELLSSNARIHEIHPQPASTAKSTLDPTRDLSDEEAPPGFRFVTRVPAKNAIDRRGFSRYKAWDCALNRYRAGAHSAEQVRLAPTEHRTRLCDARQVTAQETAGPTRHRKAAKASPRIIPAPGPVHNRAQGMPPAPVMDRQAVENRVSAQEAYTSMDGQRNPSNHGSSGKGNTLTHMNTYKSHALDEVARHYLSDGTASKRVPVSRPERLPLQSDDRANAPVFVSGPNEQLQGSEIQSGLRPQSANFHRARSALNPQDSVLPSIETPWPLETRRSDGRLDYLTKRMSGVLSLRSETPSRYHGQGFHPDQVVALDDNSDQIPKRRRLAHHGVVPHNDPRPDPRHARPVGPSGAERPPGDGYRQDEAIPPQDRLQMRRDHLPVKQTRPVGHLSERNPDPYALRGNPDDGPTMERKRLNDPQRIPVHHLQPGYFVPRDVPIWAMNSRGSLHAEATLMTHFLCAMTTPQTGISTQKTLSAPLVCVTRIRINMLGAVLDLKLAVSMTVLESLPTMQTIHPNPDLFLIHMAEYPRVPG; encoded by the exons ATGGCCAGAGTGCTGCGAGGCCCATCGGCGCGAGCCAGGCGCGCTCCCAGTCGGGCAGCCCAAAGGAAGGTCCGAACGCACAAAGTCGTCCTGGAGTCGGTGACCCAGCAAAAGAGAAAGCTTCTCAGTGTG ATCTCATTCGAAGCCAAAGCACCCCGGGGCTACACCTTCATTCCTGCGGGCAACCCGCGTCTCACCACGGCCTGCAAGGAACGATGTCGAAAAGAGGGCCTCCGGATTCTCGCGGTCACG ACCACCCCACATCACAACACCCACGGCTTGTCGCAGCATGTCCACCGCATAGGATACCATTTCCCGAGCACCGTTGTTGCAGCCGCCTGTCTCGAACTGGGAATGCATCTTACACGGTCCGGGAAGGCGTTTCCCTTGCAAACAATGGGTAAGGCGAAAGACCGCAAGCGAGCTGACTCCGAGGTTTCTGTTTCTCAAATAACTCTCAATACGGAGGCACGAGATGTTCTGAGAGATCTTTTCCCTAACATCCCGGCCAATGATCTCAACCAGATCATCAAAACCGCGTTTCAAAAG GGTCAAGGCAAAGTGGGAACGGCAGCCGAATTGCCTCTGGCTCGCAGAGCCCAACTCGCCGTAGTTGCGCACATCCGCCACGTTTATACCGCTTACGATTCCCTTCTGAAGACCACCTCATTCCAAGAGGCTCGGACCTCCGTGGAACAACCTACTCTGGCCAAGCTTGTGGAATGGCGCGGggatgatgagaatggcCGGACTGCGCTCGAGGATGTTTTCCGCGAGGTGATCGTCATATCAGATGACGAAGACAGtgaaatggaggaagaggtttCTCGTCGACCCGGTAATCGGGACTACAGTGTGGAATTACTTTCCAGCAATGCTCGGATCCACGAGATCCATCCCCAGCCCGCTTCCACCGCGAAATCTACCTTGGATCCTACGCGGGACTTGTCAGACGAGGAAGCCCCCCCTGGTTTCCGGTTTGTTACAAGAGTACCGGCAAAGAATGCCATCGACCGTCGGGGTTTTAGTAGATACAAAGCATGGGACTGTGCTCTTAACCGCTATCGAGCCGGGGCACATAGTGCTGAACAGGTCAGACTTGCTCCGACTGAGCATCGGACACGGCTATGTGACGCTCGGCAAGTTACTGCCCAGGAAACAGCAGGTCCCACTAGGCACCGGAAGGCTGCCAAGGCTTCTCCCAGGATTattccagctccaggccCCGTTCACAACCGGGCACAGGGAATGCCACCTGCTCCAGTCATGGACCGACAGGCAGTGGAAAATCGTGTGAGTGCTCAGGAGGCATATACCTCCATGGACGGTCAACGAAATCCCTCAAATCACGGGTCGTCAGGAAAGGGAAATACACTAACTCACATGAACACCTACAAATCTCATGCTTTGGATGAGGTTGCCCGGCATTACTTGTCAGATGGCACTGCCTCGAAAAGGGTTCCAGTTTCTCGACCAGAGAGATTGCCACTTCAGTCGGATGACAGAGCAAATGCACCCGTATTTGTGAGCGGTCCCAATGAACAGCTCCAGGGTAGCGAGATCCAATCTGGCCTTCGGCCGCAGTCTGCCAATTTCCATCGTGCAAGATCCGCGTTGAATCCCCAGGACTCTGTGCTGCCCTCGATTGAAACTCCTTGGCCCCTAGAAACCAGGCGCAGTGATGGCCGACTGGACTACCTGACGAAGAGGATGTCTGGTGTCTTGTCCCTTCGGTCAGAAACACCGTCTCGTTACCACGGACAAGGTTTCCATCCGGACCAAGTTGTTGCTTTAGATGATAACAGCGATCAAATCCCCAAAAGAAGGCGATTGGCGCATCATGGTGTCGTCCCTCATAACGATCCGcgtccagatcctcgacatGCGAGACCCGTTGGGCCCTCTGGTGCTGAAAGGCCTCCCGGGGATGGATATCGCCAGGATGAAGCCATCCCTCCACAGGATAGACTTCAGATGCGCCGGGATCATCTGCCAGTGAAGCAGACTCGTCCTGTAGGACACTTGTCGGAGAGGAATCCGGACCCTTATGCTCTACGAGGTAATCCAGATGACGGGCCAACGATGGAGCGGAAGCGTCTCAATGATCCACAGCGTATCCCCgtccatcacctccagccTGGTTACTTTGTACCCCGAGATG TCCCCATCTGGGCCATGAACAGCCGTGGGTCTCTTCACGCCGAGGCCACGTTGATGACGCACTTCCTGTGCGCAATGACAACCCCCCAAACAGGCATATCTACGCAGAAGACTTTGTCCGCCCCGTTGGTATGCGTGACCCGGATCCGTATCAACATGTTGGGCGCCGTCCTGGACCTGAAACTAGCGGTCAGCATGACCGTGCTAGAGTCGCTGCCCACGATGCAAACGATCCACCCCAACCCCGATTTGTTTCTGATCCACATGGCCGAGTATCCACGGGTTCCCGGGTGA
- a CDS encoding uncharacterized protein (ID:PFLUO_004240-T1.cds;~source:funannotate), with protein sequence MPSSPLLDQRAVLHAYHHLSRQALKAIRYSVPGRHVLRTTMRNSFRSSPIEDFDPTRIANTLLFLERATRTTGLEHKIVKNILFCRYWELPGARRESKVLRSLGLGNSEHSLRKSAYEQLNSTLELLNQSLGTCLR encoded by the exons ATGCCCAGTAGTCCCTTGCTGGACCAGCGAGCGGTGCTGCATGCCTATCATCACCTCTCTCGCCAGGCATTGAAGGCCATCCGCTATTCGGTCCCCGGCCGCCATGTCCTACGCACCACGATGCGCAACAGCTTTCGCTCCTCCCCGATCGAGGACTTTGATCCCACAAGAATCGCCAacaccctcctcttcctcgaacGAGCGACCCGGACCACGGGGCTGGAGCACAAGATTGTGAAAAATATCTTGTTTTGCAGATACTGGGAGCTGCCGGGGGCCCGCAGAGAGTCGAAAGT CTTGCGAAGCCTAGGGCTCGGGAACTCGGAACATTCCTTGCGGAAAAGTGCCTATGAGCAGCTCAACTCGACCCTGGAACTCCTGAACCAGAGCTTGGGGACGTGTCTCAGGTGA